Proteins encoded in a region of the Homo sapiens chromosome 20, GRCh38.p14 Primary Assembly genome:
- the KIF3B gene encoding kinesin-like protein KIF3B isoform X1 has protein sequence MSKLKSSESVRVVVRCRPMNGKEKAASYDKVVDVDVKLGQVSVKNPKGTAHEMPKTFTFDAVYDWNAKQFELYDETFRPLVDSVLQGFNGTIFAYGQTGTGKTYTMEGIRGDPEKRGVIPNSFDHIFTHISRSQNQQYLVRASYLEIYQEEIRDLLSKDQTKRLELKERPDTGVYVKDLSSFVTKSVKEIEHVMNVGNQNRSVGATNMNEHSSRSHAIFVITIECSEVGLDGENHIRVGKLNLVDLAGSERQAKTGAQGERLKEATKINLSLSALGNVISALVDGKSTHIPYRDSKLTRLLQDSLGGNAKTVMVANVGPASYNVEETLTTLRYANRAKNIKNKPRVNEDPKDALLREFQEEIARLKAQLEKRSIGRRKRREKRREGGGSGGGGEEEEEEGEEGEEEGDDKDDYWREQQEKLEIEKRAIVEDHSLVAEEKMRLLKEKEKKMEDLRREKDAAEMLGAKIKAMESKLLVGGKNIVDHTNEQQKILEQKRQEIAEQKRREREIQQQMESRDEETLELKETYSSLQQEVDIKTKKLKKLFSKLQAVKAEIHDLQEEHIKERQELEQTQNELTRELKLKHLIIENFIPLEEKSKIMNRAFFDEEEDHWKLHPITRLENQQMMKRPVSAVGYKRPLSQHARMSMMIRPEARYRAENIVLLELDMPSRTTRDYEGPAIAPKVQAALDAALQDEDEIQVDASSFESTANKKSKARPKSGRKSGSSSSSSGTPASQLYPQSRGLVPK, from the exons ATGTCAAAGTTGAAAAGCTCAGAGTCAGTCAGGGTGGTGGTTCGCTGTCGGCCCATGAATGGCAAGGAAAAGGCTGCTTCGTATGACAAAGTGGTGGATGTGGATGTTAAGCTGGGGCAGGTGTCTGTGAAGAACCCCAAAGGGACGGCCCATGAAATGCCCAAGACCTTCACCTTTGATGCCGTCTATGACTGGAATGCCAAGCAGTTTGAACTGTACGATGAGACGTTCCGACCACTTGTTGACTCTGTCCTGCAAGGTTTCAATGGAACCATTTTTGCCTATGGACAAACTGGGACAGGAAAAACCTACACCATGGAAGGAATCCGTGGTGACCCTGAAAAAAGAGGAGTCATTCCTAACTCATTTGACCATATCTTCACCCACATCTCTCGATCCCAGAATCAACAATACCTGGTCAGGGCTTCTTACTTAGAGATCTACCAGGAGGAGATCCGAGATTTGCTCTCAAAGGATCAGACCAAAAGGCTTGAGCTCAAAGAGAGGCCTGACACAGGAGTGTATGTGAAAGACCTGTCTTCCTTTGTCACCAAGAGTGTGAAGGAGATAGAGCATGTGATGAATGTGGGGAACCAGAACCGTTCTGTCGGTGCTACCAACATGAACGAGCACAGCTCGCGTTCTCATGCAATTTTCGTTATCACTATTGAGTGCAGCGAGGTGGGCCTCGATGGTGAAAACCACATCCGTGTAGGAAAATTGAACCTTGTAGATCTTGCTGGCAGCGAACGGCAAGCCAAGACCGGCGCACAAGGGGAGAGATTAAAAGAAGCTACCAAGATCAACCTCTCCCTTTCCGCTTTGGGTAATGTCATCTCTGCTCTAGTGGACGGCAAAAGCACTCACATTCCATATCGGGACTCAAAGCTTACCAGGCTCCTCCAAGATTCCCTTGGTGGCAATGCCAAGACTGTGATGGTGGCCAACGTGGGGCCTGCCTCTTACAACGTAGAAGAGACTCTGACCACTCTGCGATATGCCAACCGTGCCAAAAACATTAAGAACAAACCAAGGGTCAATGAGGACCCCAAGGATGCCCTCCTTCGAGAATTCCAGGAAGAGATTGCTCGGCTCAAGGCCCAGCTGGAAAAACGGTCCATTGGTAGGAGGAAGAGGCGAGAGAAGCGGAGGgaaggtggtggcagtggtgggggtggggaagaggaggaggaggagggagaagagggtgAGGAGGAAGGGGATGATAAGGATGATTACTGGCGGGAACAGCAAGAAAAACTGGAGATTGAGAAGCGGGCCATTGTAGAGGATCACAGCTTGGTTGCAGAGGAGAAGATGAGGCtgctgaaggagaaagagaaaaagatggaggACCTGCGGCGGGAGAAGGATGCTGCCGAGATGCTGGGcgccaagatcaag GCCATGGAGAGTAAGTTGCTTGTTGGAGGAAAAAATATAGTAGATCATACGAATGAACAGCAGAAAATCCTGGAGCAGAAACGACAGGAAATTGCAGAGCAG aAACGTCGAGAAAGAGAAATCCAGCAACAGATGGAAAGTCGAGATGAGGAGACCTTGGAACTTAAAGAGACATACAGCTCATTGCAGCAAGAGGTGGACATCAAGACCAAAAAACTCAAAAAG CTCTTCTCCAAGCTTCAGGCAGTGAAGGCTGAGATCCATGACCTCCAAGAAGAACACATCAAGGAGCGCCAAGAGCTAGAGCAGACTCAGAATGAGCTCACCAGGGAGCTGAAACTCAA GCATCTTATTATAGAAAACTTTATCCCTctggaagaaaaaagtaaaattatgaatAGAGCCTTCTTTGATGAAGAGGAAGATCATTGGAAACTACATCCTATAACCAGACTGGA GAACCAGCAGATGATGAAGCGGCCAGTCTCAGCCGTGGGATATAAGAGACCATTGAGCCAGCACGCAAGAATGTCCATGATGATTCGTCCAGAGGCCCGATATAGG GCAGAAAACATTGTGCTGTTAGAGCTGGACATGCCCAGCCGGACCACCAGAGACTATGAGGGTCCAGCCATTGCCCCCAAGGTCCAGGCTGCATTGGATGCGGCTCTGCAGGATGAAGATGAGATACAGGTGGATGCATCATCATTTGAAAGCACTGCAAATAAGAAATCCAAGGCCAG GCCTAAAAGTGGAAGGAAGTCGggatcctcctcctcttcctcaggaaCCCCTGCATCTCAGCTTTATCCACAGTCTCGGGGGCTGGTTCCAAAGTAA